A window of the Polaribacter batillariae genome harbors these coding sequences:
- a CDS encoding CPBP family intramembrane glutamic endopeptidase yields the protein MIEQITITVIILISSLLIMLPFKKRTNIFNKNSLLAGSYHLSYVILIFIPISFSFLSIPNTEMNWAGKILALLFSIVFYFLVKNYLKDNDFILSLPIKKSRRKVIIVGLVTVIFMAVLTMAFSRSKPLNTEILFYQMTMPGIDEELWRGILLGLLIPIIKNSKFKLGHPAIWATTLIFALGHSLFLQNWELQFAIDAFIITGILGYILGWMTYYSKSILPAIIFHNLINFSTNFIEMFFL from the coding sequence ATGATAGAGCAGATAACAATTACCGTGATCATTTTGATCAGTTCATTATTAATTATGTTACCCTTTAAAAAACGTACTAATATATTCAATAAGAATAGCTTATTGGCAGGATCTTACCATCTAAGCTATGTTATATTAATATTCATCCCTATAAGTTTTAGTTTTTTATCAATCCCAAATACAGAAATGAATTGGGCAGGAAAAATATTGGCACTATTATTTTCAATAGTGTTTTATTTTTTGGTGAAAAACTATCTCAAGGACAATGATTTTATCTTATCGCTTCCAATAAAAAAATCAAGAAGAAAAGTAATCATCGTTGGTCTGGTAACCGTAATATTTATGGCTGTATTAACTATGGCATTTTCTCGAAGCAAGCCGTTGAACACAGAGATTTTGTTTTATCAAATGACAATGCCTGGAATTGACGAGGAATTATGGAGGGGAATTCTTCTTGGGCTTTTAATACCAATCATAAAAAACAGTAAATTCAAGTTAGGGCATCCTGCCATTTGGGCAACCACTTTGATTTTTGCGTTAGGACATTCTCTTTTTCTTCAAAATTGGGAATTACAATTCGCGATAGATGCATTTATTATTACAGGTATATTAGGGTATATACTAGGTTGGATGACTTATTACAGTAAAAGTATTTTACCCGCAATTATATTTCACAACCTCATTAATTTTTCTACAAATTTTATTGAAATGTTTTTTTTATAA
- a CDS encoding DUF5694 domain-containing protein, with translation MMKLIIILFLPLVVMTFQFSLGQVGIVDQEAKSKPEIAIIGNYHMGNQGNNVFKDSYDDILSHERERELKVLINNLKEFKPTKIMVEVDVKHDSLIQSRYIKYLNGEFELKRNEVYEIGFRLAKIMDHKRTQANAAGSLYTTVNDYSKFLRHLLNLSSKKSPITELLFEPSVRITSKTQFGYQAWEDTNQNDAVELSYGLGFGILNTPYGKAVFKEGHDNGFQHYFILFPAEQKGVLLMSNSDNAESTFKKLLELTIGDTYTPWRWQRYTPYDHRS, from the coding sequence ATGATGAAACTAATAATTATTTTGTTTCTGCCATTGGTTGTAATGACATTCCAATTTTCATTGGGACAAGTAGGAATAGTTGATCAAGAGGCCAAAAGTAAGCCTGAAATTGCAATTATTGGTAATTACCACATGGGCAATCAAGGGAATAACGTCTTTAAAGACAGCTATGATGATATTTTATCTCACGAAAGAGAACGCGAATTAAAAGTTCTTATCAATAACCTAAAAGAATTTAAGCCTACAAAGATCATGGTTGAAGTTGATGTCAAGCACGATTCTCTAATTCAAAGTAGATATATAAAGTATTTAAATGGGGAATTTGAGCTTAAAAGAAACGAAGTCTATGAAATAGGTTTTCGATTAGCTAAAATTATGGATCATAAAAGAACACAAGCCAATGCAGCGGGTTCATTATATACAACAGTAAATGATTATTCGAAATTTTTACGGCATTTATTGAACTTATCAAGTAAGAAATCACCAATAACTGAATTATTGTTTGAACCATCAGTAAGAATAACGTCAAAAACTCAATTTGGTTATCAAGCTTGGGAAGATACTAACCAAAATGATGCGGTAGAGCTAAGCTATGGGTTGGGTTTTGGAATTTTAAATACGCCCTATGGAAAAGCGGTATTTAAAGAAGGCCACGACAACGGATTTCAACATTACTTTATTCTATTTCCTGCTGAACAGAAAGGGGTTTTGCTAATGTCCAACAGCGATAATGCAGAAAGCACTTTTAAGAAACTTTTGGAATTGACTATTGGCGATACCTATACACCTTGGCGTTGGCAACGATACACACCTTATGACCATAGAAGCTAG
- a CDS encoding IS630 family transposase, which yields MTKKTQEPKRFLKNLKKSFELFRLKLNNNKHTSVNLYFQDESRFGLITKQKKVITAKGIKPIGKYKHSYQSKWLWGSFSPITGEHFCMITDTVCKDFFVQYLNDLSTYNPSELKIIIIDNAAFHSTKDVKLPDNIILLPIPPYCPELNPAEKIWQYLKSKIAMKIYDTLDILESKIEQLVNDMSQNTIKSITGYEIYLKPFYSSFNV from the coding sequence ATTACAAAAAAGACCCAAGAGCCGAAGCGGTTTTTAAAAAACCTTAAAAAATCATTTGAATTATTTAGACTTAAACTCAATAACAATAAGCATACTTCTGTAAATCTATATTTTCAGGATGAGAGTAGGTTTGGATTAATTACCAAACAGAAAAAAGTTATCACTGCTAAAGGTATAAAGCCTATAGGTAAATACAAGCACAGTTATCAAAGTAAATGGTTGTGGGGAAGCTTTTCACCTATAACAGGTGAGCATTTCTGTATGATAACTGATACTGTATGTAAAGACTTTTTTGTACAGTATCTTAACGACTTGAGTACTTACAATCCATCAGAACTCAAAATTATTATAATCGATAATGCAGCTTTCCATTCTACTAAAGATGTAAAACTACCTGATAATATTATCTTATTGCCAATCCCACCATACTGCCCAGAACTAAACCCTGCTGAAAAAATATGGCAATATCTAAAAAGCAAAATCGCTATGAAAATCTATGACACTTTAGATATACTTGAATCAAAAATTGAACAACTTGTTAATGATATGAGTCAGAATACGATTAAGTCCATAACTGGTTATGAAATTTATCTAAAACCCTTTTACAGTAGTTTCAATGTTTAA
- a CDS encoding helix-turn-helix domain-containing protein, which produces MPKQINITVKESEEELSSLLRKAKSERERGRLKVLILVKQGKVVYQSQLAYKLGFTEKTIREWLKTYNSYGLSELITIKVGGNNTRVISERVIDFIATQLTNPQTTVTSYVELQGLIEATFSETIDYGTLYAHCRRKHKSRLKVSRKSHYKKDPRAEAVFKKP; this is translated from the coding sequence ATGCCAAAACAGATAAATATTACAGTAAAAGAGAGTGAAGAAGAATTGAGTTCACTATTAAGAAAAGCAAAATCGGAACGTGAACGAGGTCGTTTGAAAGTTCTTATTTTAGTAAAGCAAGGTAAGGTAGTTTACCAAAGTCAGTTAGCTTATAAATTGGGTTTTACAGAAAAGACAATTAGAGAATGGTTAAAAACCTATAATAGCTACGGTCTTTCAGAATTAATTACCATAAAAGTAGGCGGTAATAACACTCGTGTTATTTCTGAGAGGGTTATTGATTTTATAGCTACCCAATTAACCAATCCACAAACAACAGTTACCTCTTATGTGGAGCTTCAAGGTCTTATAGAGGCTACTTTTAGTGAGACGATTGATTATGGGACGCTTTATGCACATTGTAGGCGTAAACATAAATCTAGACTAAAAGTATCAAGGAAGTCTCATTACAAAAAAGACCCAAGAGCCGAAGCGGTTTTTAAAAAACCTTAA
- a CDS encoding serine hydrolase domain-containing protein translates to MRKILNLILALIIISCQAQDNRSIKQLDSHRIDSQELSDEIQKIVNKAQVSGLGLSILQKQDDYTKSFGFKNQETSQILDNNTVFRGASLSKAVFAYIVVQLVIEKTIDLDKPLQHYLEFPLPELKNDEKRQSYAKLKEDERYKQITARMCLNHTTGFPNWRWMTKENDFLPEGNIRFLIDPGSRYYYSGEGIQLLQFVVEHLANKPLEEMAQEYVFKPLKMQSSSYVWQERFSENLAIGHDKEGKPLDFHKRTQANAAGSLYTTVNDYSKFLRHLLNLSSKKSPITELLFEPSVRITSKTQFGYQAWEDTNQNDAVELSYGLGFGILNTPYGKAVFKEGHDNGFQHYFILFPAEQKGVLLMSNSDNAESTFKKLLELTIGDTYTPWRWQRYTPYDQ, encoded by the coding sequence ATGAGAAAAATTTTAAATTTAATCCTAGCCCTTATAATAATTTCTTGCCAAGCGCAGGATAATCGCTCGATTAAACAGCTAGACAGTCATCGTATCGATAGCCAAGAGCTTTCTGATGAAATACAAAAAATAGTAAATAAAGCTCAAGTCTCAGGATTGGGTTTGTCCATACTTCAAAAACAGGACGATTATACGAAATCATTTGGGTTCAAAAATCAGGAAACATCCCAGATACTTGATAATAATACAGTTTTTAGGGGCGCTTCGTTGAGCAAAGCCGTATTTGCTTATATAGTGGTACAATTGGTTATAGAAAAAACGATTGATTTAGATAAACCACTACAGCACTATTTAGAATTTCCTTTACCAGAACTCAAAAATGATGAAAAAAGGCAATCCTATGCTAAATTGAAAGAAGACGAACGCTATAAGCAAATCACAGCAAGAATGTGTCTGAACCATACTACTGGGTTTCCAAACTGGCGATGGATGACCAAAGAAAATGATTTTTTACCCGAAGGAAACATTCGTTTTCTCATAGACCCTGGCAGTCGCTATTATTATTCGGGGGAAGGCATTCAACTACTGCAGTTTGTCGTTGAGCACCTAGCGAATAAGCCATTGGAGGAAATGGCTCAGGAATACGTTTTTAAGCCATTAAAAATGCAATCATCAAGTTATGTGTGGCAAGAGCGTTTTTCAGAAAATCTCGCCATAGGGCACGATAAAGAGGGAAAGCCACTTGATTTTCATAAAAGAACACAAGCCAATGCAGCGGGTTCATTATATACAACAGTAAATGATTATTCGAAATTTTTACGGCATTTATTGAACTTATCAAGTAAGAAATCACCAATAACTGAATTATTGTTTGAACCATCAGTAAGAATAACGTCAAAAACTCAATTTGGTTATCAAGCTTGGGAAGATACTAACCAAAATGATGCGGTAGAGCTAAGCTATGGATTGGGTTTTGGAATTTTAAATACGCCCTATGGAAAAGCGGTATTTAAAGAAGGCCACGACAACGGATTTCAACATTACTTTATTCTATTTCCTGCTGAACAGAAGGGGGTTTTGCTAATGTCCAACAGCGATAATGCAGAAAGCACTTTTAAGAAACTTTTGGAATTGACTATTGGCGATACCTATACACCTTGGCGTTGGCAACGATACACACCTTATGACCAATAA